From Pagrus major chromosome 18, Pma_NU_1.0, a single genomic window includes:
- the cul4b gene encoding cullin-4B yields MFPTGLSSPNPPPPPTQEARPAATDVKTESGTITSPKKRKINGSEREDTTDTISSSPPKTLNSSSSSSSSSSSSSSSCSPTPLHIQKKLRFEDSVDFIGLDVKMAEEAAAAAAAAASCSNNKSKAVFLAGGVGHHANGLTKTAGSGTFSNSKPGAAKKLVIKNFKEKPKLPENYTQETWQKLKEAVEAIQNSTSIKYNLEELYQAVENLCSHKISAKLYKQLRAVCEDHIKAQIDQFREDALDSVLFLKKIDKCWQDHCRQMIMIRSIFLFLDRTYVLQNSMLPSIWDMGLELFRFYIISDLKVQSKTIDGILLLVERERNGEAIDRSLLRSLLSMLSDLQIYQDSFEHRFLEETNRLYAAEGQRLMQEREVPEYLHHVNKRLEEEADRVITYLDQSTQKPLIATVEKQLLGEHLTATLQKGLTHLLDENRIQDLSLLYQLFSRVRGGVQVLLQHWIEYIKAFGSTIVINPEKDKTMVQELLDFKDKVDHIIDICFMKNEKFVNAMKEAFETFINKRPNKPAELIAKHVDSKLRAGNKEATDEELEKMLDKIMIIFRFIYGKDVFEAFYKKDLAKRLLVGKSASVDAEKSMLSKLKHECGAAFTSKLEGMFKDMELSKDIMVQFKQYMQCQNIPGNIELTVNILTMGYWPTYVPMEVHLPAEMVRLQEIFKTFYLGKHSGRKLQWQSTLGHCVLKAEFKEGKKELQVSLFQTLVLLMFNEGEEFTLEEIKLATGIEDSELRRTLQSLACGKARVLTKIPKSKDVEDGDKFSCNDDFKHKLFRIKINQIQMKETVEEQASTTERVFQDRQYQIDAAIVRIMKMRKTLSHNLLMSEVYNQLKFPVKPADLKKRIESLIDRDYMERDKENSNQYNYVA; encoded by the exons atgtttccaaCAGGTTTATCTTCCCCTAACCCCCCACCACCGCCAACCCAGGAGGCTAGACCCGCGGCCACTGATGTCAAAACCGAGAGCGGCACCATCACATCTCcgaagaaaaggaaaataaacgGCTCAGAGAGGGAAGACACTACTGACACGATCTCCTCTTCGCCTCCCAAGACCCTgaattcctcctcctcctcctcctcttcctcctcctcctcctcctcctcctgctctcccacTCCGCTGCACATCCAGAAGAAGTTGAGGTTTGAGGATTCAGTGGATTTCATTGGGCTGGATGTGAAAATGgctgaggaggctgctgctgctgctgctgctgctgcttcgtGCTCCAATAACAAAAGCAAAGCCGTGTTCCTGGCCGGCGGCGTGGGGCACCATGCGAACGGACTGACGAAAACCGCAGGCTCCGGCACCTTCTCCAACAGTAAACCCGGTGCTGCCAAGAAACTAGTCATCAAGAACTTCAAAG aaaaaccCAAATTGCCTGAGAACTACACGCAGGAGACCTGGCAGAAGCTAAAGGAGGCGGTGGAGGCCATTCAGAACAGCACTTCAATCAAGTACAATCTAGAGGAGCTCTACCAG GCTGTCGAGAACCTGTGCTCCCATAAGATATCTGCCAAGCTTTACAAACAGCTGAGGGCCGTGTGTGAAGACCACATCAAGGCACAGATCGATCAATTCAGAGA GGATGCCCTGGACAGTGTGCTTTTCCTAAAGAAAATTGACAAGTGCTGGCAAGATCACTGCAGACAAATG ATCATGATTAGaagtatatttttgtttttggaccGCACCTACGTTTTACAAAATTCAATGCTGCCATCAATCTG GGACATGGGTCTGGAGCTGTTCAGGTTCTACATCATCAGTGATCTGAAGGTCCAGAGTAAAACCATCGACGGGATCCTTCTGCTCGTCGAGAGGGAGCGAAACGGGGAGGCGATAGACCGCAGTCTTCTGAGGAGCCTGCTGAGCATGCTCTCTGACCTGCAG ATTTATCAAGACTCCTTTGAGCATCGCTTTCTGGAGGAAACTAATCGCCTGTATGCTGCAGAGGGACAGAGGCTGAtgcaagagagagag gtacCAGAATATCTCCATCATGTCAACAAACGCTtggaggaggaggcagacagaGTCATCACATATCTAGACCAGAGCACACA AAAACCTCTCATCGCTACTGTGGAGAAGCAGCTGCTGGGTGAACATCTCACAGCGACTCTGCAGAAAG GGTTGACTCACCTGCTGGATGAGAACAGAATTCAGGATCTGTCTCTTCTGTATCAGCTCTTCAGTCGAGTGCGAGGTGGCGTTCAGGTCCTCCTGCAACACTGGATAGAGTACATAAAG GCTTTTGGAAGTACAATCGTAATCAAtccagaaaaagacaaaacaatggtGCAAGAGTTGCTGGACTTTAAAGACAAGGTGGATCACATCATCGACATCTGCTTCATGAAAAACGAGAAGTTTGTCAACGCCATGAAGGAGGCTTTCGAAACGTTCATCAACAAACGGCCAAATAAACCAGCAGAGCTCATAG CAAAACACGTGGATTCGAAGCTAAGAGCAGGAAACAAAGAGGCGACAGATGAAGAACTGGAGAAGATGCTGGATAAGATCATGATTATCTTTAGATTCATCTATG gaaaagatgtttttgaggCCTTTTACAAGAAGGATCTGGCCAAGAGGTTGCTGGTTGGAAAAAGCGCCTCTGTGGATGCGGAAAAATCAATGCTGTCGAAGCTGAAACACG AATGTGGAGCAGCGTTCACAAGCAAACTGGAGGGGATGTTCAAGGATATGGAGCTTTCGAAAGACATCATGGTGCAGTTCAAACAG tatatGCAGTGCCAAAACATTCCTGGCAACATTGAGCTGACGGTGAACATCCTCACGATGGGTTACTGGCCAACGTACGTCCCGATGGAAGTGCACCTTCCTGCTGAG ATGGTGCGACTGCAGGAGATCTTCAAGACCTTCTACCTGGGCAAACACAGCGGCAGGAAGCTGCAGTGGCAATCAACACTCGGCCACTGTGTGTTAAAAGCTGAATTTAAAGAG GGCAAGAAGGAGCTGCAGGTGTCACTTTTCCAAACACTTGTGCTACTGATGTTTAACGAAGGAGAGGAGTTCACCCTGGAGGAGATCAAGCTGGCGACAGGAATAG AGGACAGTGAACTTCGCCGGACGCTGCAATCACTCGCTTGTGGAAAAGCACGCGTCCTCACCAAAATCCCAAAAAGCAAAGACGTGGAGGACGGAGACAAGTTTTCTTGCAACGACGACTTCAAACACAAGCTCTTTAGGATCAAAATAAACCAGATCCAGATGAAAGAAACG GTGGAGGAGCAAGCCAGCACCACAGAACGGGTCTTTCAGGATCGTCAGTATCAGATTGATGCTGCCATCGTGCGGATCATGAAGATGAGGAAGACTCTGAGCCATAATCTCTTGATGTCCGAAGTGTACAACCAGCTCAAGTTCCCCGTCAAG CCTGCTGACTTGAAGAAGAGGATAGAGTCTCTTATCGACAGGGACTATATGGAGCGTGACAAGGAGAACTCCAACCAGTACAACTACGTGGCTTAg
- the mcts1 gene encoding malignant T-cell-amplified sequence 1: MFKKFDEKENVSNCIQLKTSVIKGIKNQLLEQFPDIESWLNHIMPKKDPVKIVKCHEHIEILTVNGELLFFRQREGPFYPTLRLLHKYPFILPHQQVDKGAIKFVLSGANIMCPGLTSPGAKLYPAGADTVVAIMAEGKQHALCVGVMKMSADSIEKVNKGIGIENVHYLNDGLWHMKTYK; this comes from the exons ATGTTTAAAAA ATTTGATGAGAAGGAAAATGTGTCCAACTGTATCCAGCTGAAAACATCAGTGATCAAGGGCATCAAAAATCAGCTGTTGGAACAGTTTCCTGACATCGAGTCATGGCTCAATCATATCATGCCAAAAAAGGACCCTGTCAAAATAGTGAAGTG CCATGAACACATTGAAATCCTGACAGTGAATGGAGAGCTGCTCTtcttcagacagagagaaggaccATTCTACCCAACTCTCAGACTGTTGCATAAAT ATCCTTTCATTCTTCCACACCAGCAAGTGGACAAAGGGGCCATTAAATTTGTCTTAAGTGGAGCCAACATCATGTGCCCCGGGCTGACGTCACCAGGCGCTAAACTCTACCCAGCTGGAGCTGACACAGTAGTG GCCATAATGGCGGAGGGGAAACAACATGCACTTTGTGTTGGTGTTATGAAGATGTCTGCAGACAGCAT agaaaaagtcaaCAAGGGAATTGGCATTGAGAACGTTCACTATCTGAATGATGGACTGTGGCACATGAAGACGTataaatga
- the c1galt1c1 gene encoding C1GALT1-specific chaperone 1 translates to MLSEGGSFMKGMIMGGLFCLVLSLLGSFSPYTESGTDDHHHHHVKAPSKDELTHLSESQMHELSNHVRVSCVIMVQPRILVYWAAAIDTWSKHCDKAVFYTSESSKALEAVDLKEKDDWARLRKALKHAYDNAGDMRWFFVAQGTTFAIIENLKYLVLTKDPSEPFYMGNVMKSGELEYVAYDSGIVLSYEALKRLVHVFQDQEKCPERGRALWKLSEDKQLAVCLKYTGVFAENGEDSQGKGLFNSKNVDSLISESMKENPNNVVEGCCSDLAVTFNGLSPTQMQVMMFGVYRLRPFGHDFHDSLVFLPPEGSNND, encoded by the coding sequence ATGTTGTCCGAAGGAGGCTCTTTCATGAAGGGGATGATCATGGGAGGCCTCTTCTGCTTGGTGCTGTCGCTCCTTGGTAGTTTCAGCCCATACACAGAGTCTGGGACAGacgatcatcatcatcatcacgtcaAGGCCCCGAGTAAAGACGAGCTGACACACCTCTCTGAGAGTCAAATGCATGAGTTGAGCAATCACGTCCGGGTCTCTTGCGTCATCATGGTCCAGCCCAGGATTCTTGTATACTGGGCTGCTGCCATTGACACCTGGAGCAAACACTGTGATAAGGCTGTGTTTTACACCTCTGAATCCTCTAAGGCGCTCGAGGCAGTAGACCTGAAGGAGAAAGATGACTGGGCGAGGCTACGTAAAGCTCTGAAGCATGCTTATGACAACGCAGGAGACATGCGCTGGTTCTTTGTGGCACAAGGTACCACATTTGCCATCATCGAgaacttaaaatacctggtgcTCACAAAGGATCCCAGCGAGCCCTTCTACATGGGCAACGTCATGAAGTCAGGGGAGCTCGAGTATGTGGCGTATGATAGTGGCATTGTTCTGAGCTATGAAGCTCTGAAAAGGTTAGTGCATGTTTTCCAGGATCAAGAAAAATGTCCGGAAAGAGGACGTGCCCTGTGGAAACTGAGTGAAGACAAGCAGCTGGCCGTGTGTCTCAAATATACAGGCGTGTTCGCAGAGAACGGAGAAGATTCACAAGGAAAGGGCCTGTTCAACAGCAAGAACGTGGACAGCCTGATATCGGAAAGCATGAAGGAAAACCCCAATAATGTAGTGGAGGGCTGCTGCTCCGACTTGGCAGTCACATTTAATGGGTTGTCCCCGACTCAGATGCAGGTGATGATGTTTGGAGTTTACAGACTTCGTCCTTTTGGCCACGATTTTCATGACTCGTTAGTGTTTCTCCCTCCTGAAGGTTCAAACAATGACTAG
- the lamp2 gene encoding lysosome-associated membrane glycoprotein 2 isoform X2 — protein sequence MYRRAAFVLLLACGIVSQLSHGVEVEVKDKDNKLCLYANLMVNFSVSYDTADNKSATVEFELPGAVTTDGSECDAKSSVLKLNFGEGHSWSVNFTVKDKVYQADSITFTYNLSDTTRFPNSLYNDTKTSTVTPHITDVELDTCYSCKSNDMIEDVSVNQTLWDVLVQAFVNNGSKSEQTTSCAADLPTTVVPTTHTTSTTTAAPVTNSTSTAAPATTTPTPTLPPPATGKYSIKPDANSTACLLADFGLRIGLKQGDKYEEMNLDPNVTAVSGSCAVNSSELVLVSNTMTITFTFTNDTKKFHLHALNVTGKTSSGVAFSEANTSLSLWEASVSSSYMCNKEQNYTITDLLTIYTFGLHVQPFGVKKGSFSTAHECSLDDTSILIPIIVGAALAGLILIVVIAYVIGRRKTYVGYQTL from the exons ATGTACCGACGCGCTGCGTTTGTTTTACTCCTCGCCTGTGGGATCG tgtCCCAGCTGTCTCATGGCGTTGAGGTGGAGgtcaaagacaaagacaacaagTTGTGCCTCTATGCCAATTTAATGGTCAACTTCTCAGTGTCATATGACACAGCTGATAATAAG AGTGCAACAGTCGAGTTTGAACTTCCTGGTGCCGTCACAACAGATGGAAGCGAGTGTGATGCCAAAAGCTCAGTGTTGAAGCTTAATTTTGGAGAGGGACACTCCTGGAGCGTGAACTTCACCGTCAAAGATAAAGTGTACCAAGCGGACTCCATCACCTTTACCTACAACCTCAGCGACACAACCCGCTTCCCTAATTCTTTATACAACG ACACCAAGACTTCTACCGTGACGCCTCACATCACAGATGTGGAATTGGACACCTGCTACTCATGCAAGAGCAACGACATGATCGAGGATGTTTCGGTCAATCAGACACTGTGGGACGTGCTCGTACAGGCTTTCGTCAATAACGGCAGCAAGAGTGAACAGA CTACCTCTTGTGCTGCTGATCTTCCCACCACCGTTGTCCCGACCACtcacaccaccagcaccaccaccgcAGCGCCCGTCACAAACTCCACTTCCACCGCCGCTCCTGCTACCACCACACCGACCCCCACCCTGCCCCCACCCGCCACTGGGAAGTACAGCATCAAGCCCGACGCGAACAGCACGGCGTGTCTGTTAGCCGACTTTGGCCTGCGGATCGGCCTGAAGCAAGGAGAC AAATACGAGGAGATGAACCTCGACCCTAATGTGACCGCCGTCTCTGGATCATGTGCAGTCAACAGCAGTGAGCTGGTGTTGGTGTCTAACACAATGACCATCACGTTCACCTTCACCAAT GACACAAAGAAATTCCACCTGCACGCTCTGAATGTCACAGGAAAGACGAGCTCTG GTGTGGCGTTTTCTGAGGCCAACACCAGCCTGAGTCTGTGGGAGGCGAGCGTCAGCAGCTCCTACATGTGCAACAAGGAGCAGAACTACACCATCACAGACCTGCTGACCATCTACACCTTCGGCCTTCACGTGCAGCCCTTTGGAGTGAAGAAGGGGAGTTTCAGTACAG CCCATGAATGTTCATTGGATGACACCAGCATCTTAATCCCAATCATTGTTGGCGCTGCTCTGGCTGGCTTGATTCTCATTGTAGTGATCGCTTACGTGATTGGTCGAAGAAAGACTTATGTTGGATATCAGACCCTTTAA